In a single window of the Marinobacter bohaiensis genome:
- a CDS encoding methyltransferase, which yields MTPAPAPEIPPAKTDWRERWLAMDRWLAAQHAFWLPVPFATPEPGWTREQPALARWLEALDEASVAVYETDGAALTEALAPLLPALAERRALLDLPFLGGTPDPLPETQAVDMPGRKRLQSGALAGALKPLAHPVLDWCCGKGHLARTLAPHVDGPVSGFEWDAALVRDGNDLARRYHDHVTLQHQDVLADDLPWPDAHHGVALHACGDLHRRLIRGAATQCWPRLSVSPCCFHLTGEARYTPLSRLAADHSRMPELSRAMLRLAVRETVTAPARVRRQTVQQQVWRLGFDALQRHLRGVEEYLPVPSHPTRLNHEGFAAFCRWAADRRGVPLPHDVDWDRWLAEGGRRQRQVRRHELLRHLFRRPLEVWMVLDYAVFLEERGYRVRLGTFCERALTPRNLLLDAERVPAQGLR from the coding sequence GTGACCCCAGCCCCGGCTCCGGAGATCCCGCCGGCGAAAACGGATTGGCGCGAGCGTTGGCTGGCGATGGATCGCTGGCTTGCCGCCCAGCATGCGTTCTGGCTGCCGGTACCGTTCGCTACGCCGGAGCCGGGTTGGACGCGCGAGCAGCCGGCCTTGGCGCGGTGGCTTGAGGCACTGGACGAGGCGTCGGTGGCCGTTTACGAGACGGACGGTGCCGCGCTGACGGAGGCCCTGGCACCGCTGCTGCCGGCCCTGGCCGAGCGCCGGGCACTGCTGGACCTGCCCTTCCTGGGCGGTACGCCGGACCCGTTGCCGGAGACCCAGGCCGTCGACATGCCTGGTCGCAAACGCCTGCAATCCGGTGCCCTGGCCGGTGCCCTGAAACCGCTGGCGCATCCCGTGCTTGACTGGTGCTGTGGCAAAGGCCACCTGGCACGGACCCTGGCGCCGCACGTGGATGGGCCGGTCAGCGGGTTCGAATGGGACGCGGCGCTGGTGCGCGACGGCAACGACCTGGCGCGCCGCTACCATGATCATGTCACCCTGCAACATCAGGACGTCCTCGCCGACGATCTGCCCTGGCCCGATGCCCACCATGGTGTGGCCCTGCACGCCTGCGGCGACCTGCACCGGCGGTTGATCCGCGGCGCCGCCACCCAGTGCTGGCCCCGGCTCAGCGTGTCCCCCTGCTGTTTCCACCTCACTGGCGAGGCGCGCTACACCCCGCTGTCCCGGCTGGCGGCGGATCACAGCCGGATGCCGGAGCTGTCCCGCGCCATGCTGCGCCTGGCGGTGCGCGAGACGGTCACCGCGCCGGCCCGGGTGCGGCGCCAGACCGTGCAGCAACAGGTCTGGCGGCTGGGGTTCGATGCGCTCCAGCGTCACCTGCGCGGGGTCGAGGAGTACCTGCCGGTGCCCTCGCATCCGACCCGGCTGAACCACGAGGGGTTTGCGGCCTTCTGTCGCTGGGCCGCCGACCGGCGCGGTGTGCCCCTCCCGCACGATGTCGACTGGGATCGCTGGCTGGCGGAAGGCGGGCGACGACAGCGTCAGGTCAGACGCCATGAACTGCTGCGTCACCTGTTCCGGCGACCGCTGGAGGTGTGGATGGTGCTGGACTACGCGGTGTTCCTGGAAGAACGGGGCTACCGGGTGCGGCTGGGGACCTTCTGCGAGCGGGCGCTGACGCCCCGTAACCTGTTACTGGATGCCGAGCGGGTGCCGGCTCAGGGTTTGCGGTAG
- a CDS encoding FecCD family ABC transporter permease, whose product MIRALATIWPLTAPRLHWFWLAPTVLLTALVAGTAIGETRIPIETILKVLANHLWGAGYAVDRIDAGIIWSYRLSRAIVAACCGSGLALAGVVLQALLRNALADPFLMGISAGASTGAVAVTVIGVGAGAVTLSAGAFAGATLAFGLVVMLARAASGGNGGRGIQTAGAIILAGIAGSQLFNALTAFIIAKSANAEQARGIMFWLLGNLSGVRWEDVTLAVPTALAGLLVCLWHMRALDAFTFGADSAASLGIAVRRVRGLLIGITALVTAVMVSMVGAIGFVGLVIPHAMRFIVGSRHARLVPASALAGAVFLIGSDILSRILVPGQVLPIGVITSLIGAPAFALILIRGSGTR is encoded by the coding sequence ATGATCCGCGCCCTCGCGACGATCTGGCCACTGACGGCACCGCGCCTGCACTGGTTCTGGCTGGCGCCGACGGTACTGCTGACTGCGCTGGTCGCCGGTACCGCCATCGGCGAGACCCGGATTCCCATCGAGACCATCCTCAAGGTGCTCGCCAACCACCTGTGGGGAGCGGGCTACGCCGTGGACCGGATCGATGCCGGCATCATCTGGAGCTACCGGCTCAGCCGCGCCATCGTCGCCGCCTGCTGTGGCTCCGGCCTGGCGCTGGCCGGGGTGGTGCTGCAGGCGCTGCTGCGTAACGCCCTCGCCGACCCGTTCCTGATGGGCATCTCCGCCGGCGCTTCCACCGGCGCCGTGGCGGTCACGGTGATCGGCGTTGGCGCCGGAGCTGTCACCCTATCGGCGGGTGCCTTCGCCGGCGCCACCCTGGCGTTCGGGCTGGTGGTGATGCTGGCCCGGGCGGCCAGCGGTGGCAACGGCGGACGCGGCATCCAGACCGCCGGCGCCATCATCCTCGCCGGCATTGCCGGCTCCCAGTTGTTCAACGCCCTGACGGCTTTCATCATCGCCAAATCCGCCAACGCCGAGCAGGCCCGGGGCATCATGTTCTGGCTGCTGGGCAACCTGTCCGGCGTGCGCTGGGAGGACGTCACCCTGGCGGTTCCCACCGCCCTGGCAGGCCTGCTGGTGTGCCTGTGGCACATGCGCGCGCTGGACGCCTTCACCTTCGGCGCCGACAGCGCCGCCTCCCTGGGCATCGCCGTGCGCCGGGTGCGCGGGCTGCTGATCGGCATCACGGCGCTGGTAACGGCGGTCATGGTGTCCATGGTCGGCGCCATTGGCTTCGTGGGGCTGGTGATTCCCCACGCCATGCGCTTCATCGTCGGCAGCCGTCACGCCCGGCTGGTACCCGCCTCGGCCCTGGCCGGCGCGGTGTTCCTGATCGGCTCGGACATCCTGTCGCGCATCCTGGTGCCCGGCCAGGTGCTGCCCATCGGCGTCATCACCTCGCTGATCGGCGCGCCGGCGTTTGCCCTGATCCTGATCCGGGGGAGCGGAACGCGATGA
- a CDS encoding DUF4124 domain-containing protein yields MRTVLVLLLLGLAPAGVQADIYRCSEGGTVRYSDTPCGGDAETVTIQDNRIGGAFDSNLPESRPQPQTSEPDEATSSAERHDDSPCRFIPSTDLRRYIIREQVVRGMTRENVIDAFGRTPETYPTPQETWVYTTDYYGRLYELTYVYFKDGCVDKVVYRKP; encoded by the coding sequence ATGCGTACGGTTCTGGTTTTACTGCTCCTCGGTCTGGCGCCAGCCGGCGTCCAGGCGGACATCTACCGGTGCAGCGAGGGCGGGACCGTACGCTATTCCGACACGCCCTGCGGCGGCGACGCCGAAACCGTCACCATCCAGGACAACCGCATTGGCGGCGCCTTCGACAGCAACCTGCCGGAATCCCGGCCACAGCCGCAAACGTCCGAGCCCGACGAGGCCACATCTTCCGCCGAAAGGCACGACGATTCACCCTGCCGGTTCATTCCCTCCACCGACCTGCGCCGTTACATCATTCGCGAACAGGTAGTGCGTGGCATGACCCGCGAGAACGTGATCGACGCGTTCGGGCGCACCCCGGAAACCTACCCCACGCCCCAGGAAACCTGGGTCTACACGACCGACTACTACGGCCGCCTGTACGAGCTGACGTACGTTTACTTCAAGGACGGCTGTGTGGACAAAGTGGTCTACCGCAAACCCTGA
- a CDS encoding pseudoazurin, which produces MRLTLFLILLIPTLAQAETHTVNMLTRAGSEAMVYQPDHLTIAPGDSVHFVATQRGHNAAAIKSMLPAGAERFIGGIDEEITVTLDEPGVYGVKCSPHYAMGMVMLIEVGDAHASAGELPDDLPNRARQRFESILAAD; this is translated from the coding sequence ATGCGACTGACCCTGTTTCTGATCCTGTTGATCCCCACCCTGGCCCAGGCCGAAACCCACACGGTCAACATGCTTACCCGCGCCGGCAGTGAGGCCATGGTGTACCAACCCGACCACCTGACCATCGCGCCGGGAGACAGCGTGCACTTCGTGGCGACCCAGCGCGGCCACAACGCCGCGGCCATCAAGAGCATGTTGCCGGCCGGCGCCGAGCGCTTTATCGGCGGCATCGACGAGGAAATCACCGTGACCCTGGATGAACCCGGCGTCTACGGCGTGAAATGCTCGCCCCACTACGCCATGGGCATGGTGATGCTGATCGAGGTGGGTGACGCCCACGCCAGCGCCGGCGAATTGCCCGATGACCTGCCCAACCGGGCGCGGCAACGGTTTGAATCGATTCTCGCCGCCGACTGA
- a CDS encoding SelT/SelW/SelH family protein, which yields MSSRIEIHYCTQCRWLLRSAWMAQELLTTFEDEIAELTLKPGTGGVFEVRADDRLIWSRKEAGRFPEITELKQVVRDAIAPDRSLGHADRKKEPS from the coding sequence ATGTCGAGTCGTATCGAGATTCACTACTGCACGCAATGCCGCTGGCTGTTGCGTTCCGCCTGGATGGCCCAGGAGTTGCTGACCACCTTCGAGGACGAGATCGCCGAGCTGACCCTGAAACCCGGGACCGGCGGTGTGTTCGAAGTGCGCGCCGATGACCGGCTGATCTGGTCGCGTAAGGAAGCGGGGCGCTTTCCCGAGATCACCGAACTCAAGCAGGTCGTGCGCGATGCCATCGCCCCGGATCGCTCGCTGGGGCATGCCGACCGCAAGAAAGAGCCGTCGTGA
- a CDS encoding putative bifunctional diguanylate cyclase/phosphodiesterase translates to MTDAEKRLRDEINAIADQLCQAVDGRFDFHVHSASDDLDIQKLSVLSNFVLESVRRNLAELERVKSDLEQRVAERTRRLNLVIEGANDGVWEWNLEEERLQVSQRWLAMCGRTDLGTSFAPSHWLDMIHPADVSGVRQQLHDHINGLIPRFRAEYRLANGRGGYRWVVARGICDHDPATGTARMISGTQADITRQKFINPGTGLANVHYLETTLADRLRQADGADIDILAIALPNHALVRETLSRRENELLTAELRRRLEQCVRDGELIATLSDSSTAILLRGPRRESLEERARQILARFDRIFSIGERSVWLSAVVGTMAVRETHLDSAAAVLQALRTLMRKARQQGTGHCLRYQDDMSRENLERLETEQLLRNALRLGWVEPFLQPLVNLYDGRITGFEALARIRHPERGLIGPGQFIGVAEETGLIRELSEQLQDKLIPLFTDPRLLQAYGEHFNLGINLSAVQLHDPHLADNLLRRLADAGVSPSRLKVEITETAVMADSRLAVRLMDQLREGGIAVALDDFGAGYSSLGYLRQLPLDYLKIDRSLVSGLDRDAEKRAILEMVIALCERLHLKVVVEGIETERMLSCVMGLGATMGQGFLFSRPLPVDELIRQVPAMGLLQVAEGGQTAYGAGQ, encoded by the coding sequence GTGACTGACGCCGAAAAACGCCTGCGCGACGAGATCAACGCCATTGCCGACCAGTTGTGCCAGGCGGTGGACGGCCGCTTCGACTTTCACGTCCACTCGGCTTCCGACGACCTGGATATCCAGAAACTGTCGGTACTGTCCAACTTCGTGCTGGAGTCGGTGCGCCGCAACCTCGCCGAGCTGGAACGCGTGAAGTCGGATCTGGAGCAGCGCGTGGCGGAGCGCACGCGGCGCCTGAACCTGGTGATCGAAGGGGCCAACGACGGCGTCTGGGAGTGGAATCTTGAGGAAGAGCGGTTGCAGGTGTCGCAACGCTGGCTGGCGATGTGCGGTCGCACCGATCTGGGCACCTCGTTCGCGCCCTCCCACTGGCTCGACATGATTCATCCGGCGGACGTGTCCGGGGTGCGCCAGCAACTGCACGACCACATCAACGGCCTGATACCCCGATTTCGGGCCGAGTACCGCCTGGCCAACGGTCGCGGCGGTTACCGCTGGGTTGTCGCGCGGGGGATCTGCGACCACGATCCGGCCACCGGTACGGCGCGCATGATCTCCGGCACCCAGGCGGACATCACCCGGCAGAAGTTCATCAACCCCGGCACCGGCCTGGCCAACGTCCATTACCTGGAAACCACACTGGCCGACCGTCTGCGGCAGGCCGACGGCGCGGACATCGATATCCTGGCCATCGCCCTGCCCAACCATGCGCTGGTGCGGGAGACGCTGAGTCGCAGGGAGAACGAACTGTTGACGGCCGAGCTGCGCCGGCGCCTGGAGCAATGCGTCCGCGACGGCGAGCTGATCGCCACGCTGTCCGACAGCTCCACGGCGATCCTGCTGCGCGGACCGCGCCGGGAGTCCCTGGAAGAGCGTGCCCGCCAGATACTGGCGCGTTTCGACCGCATCTTCTCCATCGGCGAGCGCAGCGTCTGGCTGTCGGCGGTGGTCGGCACCATGGCGGTGCGCGAGACCCATCTGGACTCCGCCGCGGCCGTGCTGCAGGCCTTGCGCACCCTGATGCGCAAGGCCCGGCAGCAGGGCACCGGGCACTGCCTGCGCTACCAGGACGACATGAGTCGCGAGAACCTGGAGCGCCTGGAAACCGAGCAACTGCTGCGCAACGCTCTGCGGCTGGGCTGGGTCGAGCCGTTTCTGCAGCCGCTGGTCAACCTGTACGACGGACGGATCACCGGCTTCGAGGCCCTGGCCCGGATACGCCACCCGGAACGCGGTCTGATCGGGCCAGGGCAGTTCATTGGCGTGGCGGAAGAAACCGGCCTGATCCGCGAGCTGAGCGAGCAGCTGCAGGACAAACTCATCCCGCTGTTCACCGACCCGCGTCTGCTCCAGGCCTACGGCGAACACTTCAACCTCGGAATCAATCTGTCCGCCGTGCAGCTGCACGACCCGCACCTGGCCGACAACCTGCTCCGACGCCTGGCCGACGCCGGCGTCAGTCCCAGCCGGCTCAAGGTGGAAATCACCGAAACCGCCGTCATGGCCGACTCGCGGCTGGCGGTGCGGTTGATGGATCAATTGCGAGAGGGCGGTATCGCGGTGGCGCTGGACGATTTCGGTGCCGGCTATTCCTCGCTGGGCTACCTGCGCCAGCTGCCGCTGGACTACCTCAAGATCGACCGCTCCCTAGTGTCCGGCCTGGACCGCGACGCCGAGAAACGCGCCATCCTGGAGATGGTCATCGCCCTGTGCGAGCGGCTGCACCTGAAGGTGGTGGTGGAAGGCATCGAGACCGAGCGCATGCTCAGCTGCGTGATGGGGCTGGGTGCGACCATGGGCCAGGGATTCCTGTTCAGCCGGCCACTGCCGGTGGACGAGCTGATTCGCCAGGTGCCCGCCATGGGGCTGCTGCAGGTGGCGGAGGGTGGCCAGACCGCCTACGGCGCGGGACAATAG
- a CDS encoding ABC transporter substrate-binding protein, with protein MTSPQSAGHQNSRFQRAADATRPLRGLLLAIAALYTPLAAATDYPLTLTNCGRDIEFDAAPQSTVTIGQSATEMLYSLGLGNKVSATSVWFNPVLPEYRALNDQIERIADNDPSFEAVVNHKPDLVAVQYEWHVGPTGIVATRDQFHDLGINTYILPADCDTKDNSTGGDGTRVAAFSTDSVYKGIHELATIYDVENAGDELVADLKARESKAVARARDLDLPDDLSAVFWFSSADLEIDPYVAGRLGAPGYMMDKLGIRNVIESDEEWPTVGWESIAKADPDIIVVARMDRRRFPADDVEKKLEFLRTDPVASQMTAVKEGRIVQMDAHAMSATLRTIFGLEALSESLAEMTFDR; from the coding sequence ATGACTTCCCCTCAATCAGCAGGCCATCAAAACAGCCGTTTTCAACGGGCCGCAGACGCGACTCGACCGCTGCGCGGCTTACTTCTGGCGATAGCGGCCCTCTACACGCCGCTTGCAGCGGCCACCGACTACCCATTGACCCTGACCAACTGCGGCCGTGACATCGAATTCGACGCCGCCCCGCAGAGCACCGTCACCATCGGCCAGTCCGCCACCGAGATGCTCTACTCGCTGGGGCTGGGCAACAAAGTGTCCGCCACGTCGGTGTGGTTCAACCCGGTGCTGCCGGAATACAGGGCCCTCAACGACCAGATAGAGCGCATCGCCGACAACGACCCCAGCTTCGAAGCCGTGGTCAATCACAAGCCGGACCTGGTGGCGGTCCAGTACGAGTGGCACGTTGGCCCCACCGGCATCGTCGCCACTCGCGACCAGTTCCACGACCTGGGCATCAACACCTACATCCTGCCGGCGGACTGCGACACCAAGGACAACTCCACCGGCGGTGACGGCACCCGCGTCGCCGCGTTTTCAACGGATTCCGTCTACAAGGGGATCCACGAACTGGCGACCATCTACGACGTGGAAAACGCCGGCGACGAGCTGGTGGCCGACCTCAAAGCCCGCGAGAGCAAGGCTGTCGCGCGCGCCCGCGACCTGGATCTGCCGGACGACCTGTCCGCCGTGTTCTGGTTCTCCTCCGCCGACCTGGAAATCGATCCCTACGTCGCCGGCCGCCTGGGCGCACCGGGCTACATGATGGACAAACTGGGCATCCGCAACGTGATCGAGTCCGATGAGGAATGGCCCACCGTGGGCTGGGAGTCCATCGCCAAGGCCGACCCGGACATCATCGTCGTCGCCCGCATGGACCGTCGCCGCTTCCCCGCCGACGACGTGGAAAAGAAACTGGAGTTCCTGCGCACCGATCCCGTCGCCAGCCAGATGACCGCCGTCAAGGAAGGCCGCATCGTGCAGATGGATGCCCACGCCATGAGCGCCACCCTGCGCACCATCTTTGGCCTGGAAGCGCTGTCTGAATCCCTGGCGGAGATGACCTTCGACCGATGA
- a CDS encoding heme NO-binding domain-containing protein — protein sequence MIGLIQKVLLELVESEGGPEALAEVRAKAELAPGQDFRIDTDYDDGQCLRLIRAAQSHFQLDEEALWALYADYFINISRRMFPMFYQVSGSARDFLKRQPAVHATLAAGLRDEDERDRVRDKFSVREQGDRLLVTYGSPNRLCGLYEALFRRLLQEYGETGQFVVERCRKRGDAACRFCLQVEAAGD from the coding sequence ATGATTGGATTGATCCAGAAAGTCTTACTGGAACTGGTGGAAAGCGAAGGCGGACCGGAGGCCCTGGCAGAGGTCCGGGCCAAGGCGGAACTGGCCCCGGGCCAGGATTTCCGGATCGACACCGACTACGACGACGGGCAGTGCCTGCGTCTGATCCGGGCGGCCCAAAGCCATTTCCAGCTGGACGAAGAGGCCCTCTGGGCGCTCTACGCCGACTATTTCATCAACATTTCCCGGCGCATGTTCCCCATGTTCTATCAGGTGTCCGGTTCGGCGCGGGATTTCCTCAAGCGCCAGCCGGCCGTGCACGCCACCCTCGCCGCCGGCCTGCGCGACGAAGACGAGCGCGACCGGGTGCGGGACAAGTTTTCGGTGCGGGAGCAGGGCGATCGCCTGCTGGTCACCTACGGTTCCCCGAATCGCCTGTGCGGGCTCTATGAAGCGCTGTTCCGGCGCTTGTTGCAGGAGTATGGCGAAACCGGCCAGTTCGTGGTGGAACGCTGCCGCAAGCGCGGCGACGCCGCGTGCCGTTTCTGCCTGCAGGTGGAGGCCGCCGGTGACTGA
- a CDS encoding ABC transporter ATP-binding protein, giving the protein MKLCAEHLDWTVHGRKLVDNVNLSIEPGETFGLVGPNGSGKTTLLRLLAGLRKPRAGMVRLDGRPMARLRQRDIAQSVALVEQQADTGERLSVRQAVELGRTPFLSPLRPWSDADERIVNRALDDVEMRHFGDRLWHTLSGGERQRVHIARALAQQPRILLLDEPTNHLDIHHQLSILDLVRRLPITVVIALHDLNQAMDCDRLGVMERGRLVDLGPPTGVLSAERLQRTFGVQADVIDDPLDGRPILRFRQAI; this is encoded by the coding sequence ATGAAGCTGTGTGCCGAACACCTCGACTGGACCGTCCACGGCCGCAAGCTGGTGGATAACGTCAACCTGAGCATCGAGCCGGGGGAAACCTTCGGTCTGGTGGGGCCCAACGGGTCGGGCAAGACCACCCTGCTGCGCCTGCTGGCCGGCCTGCGCAAGCCCCGCGCCGGCATGGTCCGGCTGGACGGTCGCCCCATGGCGCGGCTGCGCCAGCGCGACATCGCCCAGTCCGTCGCCCTGGTGGAACAGCAGGCGGACACCGGTGAGCGGCTCAGTGTGCGCCAGGCGGTGGAACTGGGGCGCACGCCGTTCCTGTCGCCGCTGCGGCCCTGGTCGGACGCCGACGAACGCATCGTCAACCGCGCCCTGGACGACGTGGAAATGCGCCACTTCGGCGACCGTCTCTGGCACACCCTGTCCGGCGGCGAGCGCCAGCGGGTGCACATTGCCCGCGCCCTGGCCCAGCAACCGCGCATCCTGCTGCTGGACGAGCCCACCAACCACCTGGACATCCACCACCAGCTGTCGATCCTGGACCTGGTGCGGCGGTTGCCGATCACCGTGGTGATCGCCCTGCACGACCTCAACCAGGCCATGGACTGCGACCGGCTGGGCGTGATGGAACGCGGCCGCCTGGTCGACCTGGGCCCGCCCACCGGTGTACTGAGCGCCGAGCGCCTGCAGCGCACCTTCGGCGTCCAGGCCGACGTCATCGACGATCCGCTGGACGGCCGTCCGATCCTGCGTTTCCGACAAGCCATCTGA
- a CDS encoding OmpA family protein, with protein MTFPQPLSWRPLGIAVLAASVAAPALADEQHIYLNPFIGYQYFDDNRDLSESDTYGGGIEYRFLPRWAIEAVYSRGDADRKYISGSSDFDDYRLDGLYYFGDPDETWNPYLATGAGHTEFESVGSGIAGETRLNLGGGIRYNISELISLRGDVREFYSLDEESFDTLASVGMSFAFGVGSSEPEPVDTDNDGVTDDRDQCPGTPSGVGVDANGCEPDGDNDGVPNRLDECPNTPAGASVNSRGCELDSDNDGVVDSRDQCPNTTAGADVDETGCQGVMEEVETFTLEVMFPTNSATIDDRYDDQLRRVADFLEEHPDTVVEVGGHTDNTGAASYNQTLSQRRAEAVADRLVETLGVDADRVSARGYGEAEPIADNSTAQGRRENRRVEASVQMAR; from the coding sequence ATGACATTTCCACAACCACTCAGCTGGCGCCCGCTGGGCATCGCGGTCCTGGCCGCCAGCGTCGCTGCGCCGGCGCTGGCGGACGAGCAGCACATCTACCTCAACCCGTTCATCGGTTACCAATACTTCGATGACAACCGGGATCTGAGCGAGTCCGACACCTACGGCGGCGGTATCGAATATCGCTTCCTGCCGCGCTGGGCGATCGAGGCGGTCTACTCCCGCGGCGACGCCGACCGCAAGTACATCTCCGGCAGCAGCGATTTCGACGACTACCGCCTGGATGGCCTGTACTACTTCGGCGATCCGGACGAAACCTGGAATCCGTATCTGGCGACCGGTGCCGGCCACACCGAATTCGAGAGCGTGGGCAGCGGCATTGCCGGGGAAACCCGCCTCAACCTGGGTGGCGGTATCCGTTACAACATCAGCGAGCTGATCTCCCTGCGCGGCGACGTGCGCGAGTTCTACAGCCTCGACGAGGAATCCTTCGACACCCTGGCCTCGGTGGGCATGAGCTTCGCCTTCGGTGTCGGGTCGTCCGAACCGGAGCCGGTGGACACCGATAACGACGGCGTCACCGACGACCGCGACCAGTGCCCGGGCACCCCCTCCGGCGTCGGTGTCGATGCCAATGGCTGCGAGCCGGACGGCGACAACGATGGCGTGCCCAACCGTCTCGATGAATGCCCGAACACCCCGGCCGGCGCCAGCGTCAACAGCCGTGGCTGCGAACTGGACAGCGACAACGACGGCGTCGTCGACAGTCGCGATCAGTGCCCCAACACCACGGCCGGCGCGGACGTGGACGAAACCGGCTGCCAAGGCGTGATGGAGGAAGTGGAAACCTTCACCCTGGAAGTGATGTTCCCCACCAACAGCGCCACCATCGACGACCGTTACGACGATCAACTTCGCCGGGTGGCGGATTTCCTGGAAGAGCATCCGGACACGGTGGTCGAGGTTGGCGGTCATACCGACAACACCGGTGCGGCCAGCTACAACCAGACCCTGTCCCAGCGCCGCGCGGAAGCGGTCGCCGACCGTCTGGTGGAAACACTGGGCGTCGATGCCGACCGGGTCAGCGCGCGTGGCTATGGCGAAGCCGAGCCCATCGCCGACAACAGCACCGCCCAGGGCCGGCGCGAGAATCGCCGCGTCGAGGCGTCGGTGCAGATGGCGCGCTAG